A portion of the Desulforegula conservatrix Mb1Pa genome contains these proteins:
- a CDS encoding type II secretion system F family protein yields MPSFQYKASDTSGKIQKGLIDAENEMGAASLLQKKGLIPIRIEQGVNQNKADSDIIGFLKKASSRVKSRDVMLFTQDLASLLAAGLPLDKALLVLSGSSENAAMGAIIREVLVAVQGGAYLSIALSRHPSAFSEFYINMIRAGEAGGVLEKVLERLGTFLETGQELREFISSALVYPIFLLVAGGVSVAILMGYVIPKFSMIFEGMGSALPISTKILLFISNGVKNYWWLGLIMIGAIVWGYKKFESTQSGRIKIDTFKLKMPILGDIIQKSDSARFSRTLGTLLQSGVPILDAIKLVKEIISNKVIASSLDSVHKRVKEGDRLSNALASVEIFPFLAIQMITVGEESGRMDEMLMKVADNYEKTLRNLLKRLISLLEPALILVMGVVVGGIVISMLLGIFSINDIPM; encoded by the coding sequence ATGCCGTCTTTTCAATACAAGGCTTCAGATACTTCAGGAAAGATCCAGAAAGGTCTGATTGATGCTGAAAACGAAATGGGCGCTGCGTCTTTGCTCCAGAAAAAAGGACTCATTCCCATAAGGATAGAGCAAGGAGTCAATCAGAACAAGGCTGACTCAGACATAATCGGTTTTTTAAAAAAAGCATCATCCCGTGTTAAATCGAGGGATGTGATGCTTTTTACCCAGGATCTTGCATCTCTTCTTGCAGCAGGTCTGCCACTTGATAAAGCCCTTCTTGTTCTTTCTGGATCATCAGAAAATGCGGCCATGGGAGCAATAATTCGGGAAGTACTTGTTGCTGTCCAGGGTGGAGCATATCTTTCGATTGCCCTTTCAAGACATCCTTCTGCTTTTTCGGAATTCTATATAAATATGATCAGAGCAGGAGAAGCTGGTGGAGTGCTTGAAAAGGTTCTTGAACGTTTAGGGACTTTTCTTGAGACTGGACAGGAACTAAGGGAATTCATTTCTTCAGCACTTGTGTATCCTATTTTCCTTCTTGTGGCTGGTGGTGTGTCTGTTGCCATACTCATGGGATACGTCATTCCTAAATTTTCCATGATTTTTGAGGGGATGGGTTCGGCTCTTCCAATATCAACCAAGATACTTCTTTTCATAAGTAACGGAGTTAAAAATTACTGGTGGCTTGGCTTGATAATGATCGGCGCTATTGTCTGGGGATATAAAAAATTTGAGTCCACACAAAGCGGCAGAATAAAGATTGATACATTTAAGCTGAAAATGCCGATACTTGGTGACATTATTCAGAAAAGCGATTCGGCCCGTTTTTCAAGAACTCTTGGAACCCTTCTCCAGAGCGGTGTTCCAATTCTTGATGCTATCAAGCTTGTAAAAGAGATCATATCAAACAAGGTGATAGCCTCTTCCCTTGACAGCGTTCATAAAAGGGTAAAAGAGGGTGACAGGCTTTCCAATGCCCTCGCAAGCGTGGAAATATTCCCTTTCCTTGCCATACAGATGATAACTGTAGGTGAAGAAAGCGGGCGTATGGATGAAATGCTCATGAAGGTGGCTGACAACTACGAAAAGACTCTCCGCAATCTTCTGAAACGTCTTATCAGCCTTCTTGAGCCCGCATTAATACTTGTAATGGGCGTTGTGGTCGGCGGGATTGTAATTTCCATGCTGCTTGGAATATTCAGTATAAATGATATCCCTATGTAG